From Brassica rapa cultivar Chiifu-401-42 chromosome A06, CAAS_Brap_v3.01, whole genome shotgun sequence:
AAGCTCTGCACTATAAATACGTTCTTCTGCTGCGATGAAAGAGATACAGTTCATCGAAATCTCAAAGTGAAACCTTCATCAAGCTTTGATATCAGAAATGGCTTCTTTCTACACGCTGCTTGCTAACCTCAGAGTCAGTCGCTGTTCCAACACCGCTGAGGTCCCGCTACTTAGGTTTTGGGAGGCTCGGAATATCGGGAAAGGTGGGGAACTGATGAGTGTCGACATGCTTTTCTTGGACGAGCAGGTAAATCTTCCTTTAACTATATTTTTAGACAGGTTAATAGTCACTGCTTGAGATCTGATTGTTCTTCCCTGAAACAGTCGACGCTTATCCAAGGAACCGTCAGTGCGTCAACACGTTTCAAGACCGTTTCTTTGAGGGATCTGTGTACTGGCTTAGTGGTTTTGACGTTACACGGAGGACAACAAGTTTCGTCTTATTCATTGAACTGTTCTTGATAACTTGCAAGATATACTTGGCGAGTTAACTGCTATCAGGAGCACCATCAATGATGGAACACATGGTTCGCAGTGTGTCATGGTTACACTACGTGTAGAAAGGTACTTGCTGCAGATGAAACTAAACTGTAGATTAACGTTTTTTACTGTATTTCTTAACGTAGACTGAATGAATAATCTTACCATTAAATGGAAACAGGAACATGAATGTATATGTTAGCCTGTTTGACTGTTTAGCTTTCGCATCTGCTGAGAAGATGACAAGCTAGGGGGTGAACCAAAAGTTGTCTTGATCACTAGCATCAACCCCGAGGTTGTTGGAGGTGAGTTATATGGAACTGGCTTTACTCTACTGccataattcaaaaatattatgtaaacaaaaatatgattgtatttatataaaaaattatatttctctaaaaatatttatttttagtcatagcaataaaaatataaagtaaaggGAATATTTCTTTAACATGCTTTTATAGTAGATCAATGTTATTTGTTTCTCTAAATCTAGAtgaaaatagcaatctctatttcACAAAATAAATAGAAGTGAATTGAAATATTCATTtgtctattatattatttagaaaaaaaaattaacagtgAGTTGAAAATGTTGTAACATGCTGCTGTGATTGCTTTATTTATTAGATTAACCCAAAATTGTTGTTTTTAGCGTAAGTAACTCACCTATGAATATTATAGATACTTTTCGATTTAGTTTTTTCCTCACCCAACATAACCATCTGTTAAGGTTGTTTGGAGATGGCTCAAATCAAACATCCTCTCATCGAAGCTGATTCATGCTCAGAAGATAGAACCCCTCACTATCTCTGAGCTTAACCAATATGTCCTCTCAGCTGACTCTCAGGTAATAGAACGAAATATATTCAACAATCTGCCAAAAGTCACACTTTATTGTTTAACTCAACTTGCTGATTGTAGGTGATCGAGTTCCTCTGTACTGCCAAAGTAACTGGTATCCAGTCTGAAATGTATGGTTCTATATTGGCTGCGTTAGCTGTGCTAAGAAGCTCGTGAAAGAGGTCTCATCCTTCACATGCCTCTCTTGTGATAACAATAGCGCTGTCGCTTCACTCAGGTAACTCTCCTACTGTGAATATCCTGGCACATAAAAAACCATCGCAAACCTAATCTCGATACTGTAACGTTGTCGACTACAGGTACCGTGCGGAGCTATCTGTAGCAGACAATACTGGTGATGCAGTATTTATTACTTTTGATTTGGATATGGCTAGGTTAACCAACACTCCTGCCGCTGAAGCAGTGCAAGTTATAGTAGGCTGTTCTCTCATTTATTTAGAATTACAGTATAATTTATCTACTATGTTCAGTTCTGAAAATAGGATTTGTGTATGTTTGCAGGGAGTTGGTGTCAATGCTTGTGTGGAAGCTGAGATTCCCAAGTTTATCACTGACGTTGTTGGGAAGACTCACTTTCCAGATTAAGCTAGGAGAGTTCAACTTCACTTCTAAGCATCAAACCTTCACGATCTCCCGTATATTTACAGTGGCTCAGCGTGCATCACTCCCAGACTTTGTGGGCGATGTGAGTTTCAATGACTTTGAAACTGATCTGCTATTTATAATATGACTAAGTTATTTGCTGGGTTTTGTACAGGGTGGTCAACATGATCAGAATCCAATATCAAGTTTGGTGCCGGTTGGTAATAGTAACACTGTTTTTGAGACCTCTGGTGACATGGCAGCTGAACTTGGTGCAACTACAGAAAAGAACCATCAAACTTCGTCATCTGCTACGCCAGAAGAAGGGCCTTCTGCAACAAGCACACCAGCTGTTGAAGCAGAAGAGAATAAGAATAAGAAGCCACGATTGGCATAGAGTCACCTGAGAGTCGCACCCCACCACCGCATTTACTTTcgtttttaaaatctttgttTTCATTTGCTTTATATCTTAAGTTTTAGCAACTTCGTATTTTAGACTCCTATGGTGGTGCATGTTTTACTTATGAATCCAAGTTTTTCTCTTATTAACAAAATCTTGGTTCAAATTAATTGACAatgaaaatctaaaacaataaaatCCAATGTAACTAAATGTTTGGGAAAAAAATACTAAGACAATAAACTCCAATGTATAACTAAATGTttgggaaaaaaataaaatgagtaTAATATTTAATCATAAACTATTTTTGCAGCAGGTTACTAACAAGATCATATTGACATTATATTTTCTACACCTTGCTGTTACATTGTAATCTATtacaataaataaacataacttTCCATACACATAGATGAACCATAACTTCTTTACTCTTATTACAGTGTAGCTCATAGATCCAATATACTACGAAAGTTAAAGTTGACCGGGTCATTGTTACATGTAagataccaaaaaaaattaagaaccatAACtattcatacatatatatgagCCATAACATCCTCActcttatgatataaaaaataacgaaatttcaataaatgactaatataatcaaaattaaaatttaaaaaaaaaaagagtttgaaagacaaaaaataaaaagatataacaaatataacaataaaattattgaaaatacatattttatccaaaaagacat
This genomic window contains:
- the LOC103861301 gene encoding uncharacterized protein LOC103861301, producing MLVWKLRFPSLSLTLLGRLTFQIKLGEFNFTSKHQTFTISRIFTVAQRASLPDFVGDGGQHDQNPISSLVPVGNSNTVFETSGDMAAELGATTEKNHQTSSSATPEEGPSATSTPAVEAEENKNKKPRLA